AGGAAGGACTGTTTAAGGAGTTTGTGCGATCGTCATTGGACAAGTGGTTCACCGATCGAAAAGGTGAAGCAAGCAAGCATGAGTCCACAAGTACCACACAGATGGATAGAATGGTGAAAGAATCTTATCAAAGCATGCCAACCGGACTGAGTATCGCGGGAGAAACTACACTATCGATAACAGTGCAGTATAGTGGACCAAACCCATGAACCGTCAACTTCTTGTGTTACTCTCACCAACTAGTGAAATTATTAATCATTAAGCTTTATGTTTCAAGTTTCTACGAATCTTTATACCTTGACCTACCTCAAATTAAGCTAGGTTTACTTAAAATATTAAAGGGAACAGTGGCTGGGAATATCATgtgaataataaaaaaaattacttaatTTTACTTAAAAGTTTCTAATGAATTAAGTAATTTCTAAATCAACTGGaaaaatacttaatttttttaatgttattaaaACCTTAAGTTCATAAAATTGATAAATATAAatgatataatataatttaaatttgaaatttgaaatttcaacaaaaatgatataatataatttgaaattttaaaaaattgatatttatacataatataagttcaaaaatcaaaattgataaatttaaattttatctaaatttcTGAAGTTACATATTTAATTCCTGATCAAATACTACTTTTCCTCCTAATTACCCTTTTTAATATGATTAATTGATTCCAtttcaattataaaaatatattctaatttttctttatttctttccctTCACAACTATAGCTGTTGTCGTTGTCCATCGCATTCTTGGGCTGATCCTGGCACCATATGGAAgcccctttttcttcttttctagtCCTATGGATTGGATTTCATTATtatgtaaatagtaaaattaactgTATTTAGCATagataaattaattgaaatttattataaaactagATAAAGAATACAAAGATTAAGAGAGAAAAAAGATAAAGAAATGAACTTTCACTTAAGATATAGTAAGCTTGTACATGCCCTTTATTTATAGGGCTTCAAGTACCATAAGTTATAAAGTATTAAGGACCAACATTAAAGTATCCTATAAATAATTTAGGGGTTACAAACTAATTAATTTAGGGGTTATAGACAATCATTGTTTAGGGGTTACAATAAGATAAATTTGAGGGGGTTATGGACATCTATTTATCAATGGATTTACAACACATGGACATCTATTTATCAATGGATTTacaacactcccccttggatATCCATAAATGAAAATGtctcataaaaaaatttattaggaAAAACCTTATGGGATAAAAATCTAATGAAGGAAAAGAGTACATAATCTATTATTATAAGTTACCTTGTTAAAAACTTTTATCAGGAAAACCCAGTGAGATAAAAAATTGGTTAAAGGAAAATAGTGTAACATGTTTTTTACTCCTTCCTAATGGCAACATCACATTACATCTTTGAGTCGACACACTTCAATCTTGTGTAGTAGcctttcaaatgttgaagttggtaatgccttggtaaaaagatatgctaaattatcactagaacgaATTTGTTGAACTTCTATATAACATTTCTTCTCAAGATCACGAGTGAaaaataattttggtgaaatatgtttcatTCTATCACATTTGATATAACCACCCTTCAATTGATATATACATGTTGCATTATCTTCGTATAAAATAGTTGACATATTCTCTTGAAAAGGCAAATTATGTATCTTCTGGATATATTGGGTcaataaccttagccaaacacactttcaacttgcctcatgcattgcaattatttttGTATGATATGAAGAGGCGGCAACTAATGTTTGTTTTGTTGAATGCCATAATATGACAGTATCTCcatatgtaaataaatatcccATTTGAGATTTATCTTTATGTGGATCTGATAAATAGCCaactaatagggattttgaataatttgaataaaataacctcATATCAATGGTCCCTTTGAGATATTTAAATACATGCTTAATTTCATTCCAATGTCTACAtgttggagaagaactaaatcttgctaacaagtttacaACGAAAGTTATATCAAGTCTTATGTTATTTGTAAGATACATCAATACTCCTATGCCACTTGATATGATATttcaagatcaagaaattctttatCATTCTTGCAAGGATGAATTTtatctttattcacatctaacgaTCGAAAAACCATTAGGGTACTCAATGGATGTGTTTTATCCATGTAAATTTCTTTAAGATCTTTTCCGTATAAGTTGACTGATAGACATGGATTCCCTCTTTTAAACGCTTAATCTGCAAGTTAAgaaaaaactttgtttttccaatatctttcatctcaaatttttttctttaaatagtTTACCACATTTTGAAACTCTTCAGAActtccaataatatttagatcattAACATAAACAGAACTTATCATAAAATCTGATCCTGACCTTTTTATAAAGACACATGaacaaattgaatagtttttatACTATTCTTTTAACAAATATTCACTAAGAGGATTGTACTACATACGCCTAaattgttttaatccatataaatttttctttaatctgatccAATAATTTTTGCAAGAAACTCTatatccttcaaggattttaaatccttcaaggattttaaatccttcagggattttcatataaatttcactatcaagtgtaCCATACAAATGGACTATAATAACATCCATTAGCTGAATGTCAAGTTTTTCACGTGCTACCAGACTAATAAAATATCTAAACATGATTACATCCACCATAGGAGAATATATCTTATTGTAATTAATGTCAGGCCTTTGCAAAAATCCTTGTGTTACAAGTTATTCTTTATATCTTATgacttcattttttttcatttcgttTTCACACAAATGCCCATTTATATCATCGACTTTATATCGTTAGATGTTTGAAATACAAGTCCAACAATATCACGTTTAGAAAGTTTATGCTCGTGatgagttttatatttatgattgatcgtacttgaaaactaactattatcacgataaaggcaagtgcacctatcgaacagtagtatagcttataccAAGACTGGAATGTCGAGCCCATAGgtactaaaagtactagtattaaccttctttttattatctagcctaaaaataagaggatttgttttatctaaactaattaactaaactaagaatgcacatgaAGTAAATTTGGGAAATACTTttaggaaaactgattgatttggacaatactcaatggaaaatccacctagacttcacttgttatttgactctgaattagatgatttattcacttgactcaatccgtagaaatccctaatttatattattatctctctcgagactaacaacgtctaaccctaggttgattaattgaaatctctttctaattaaaacccctagtgttgcattaactcggtctatggattcccttattaggtttgaccctaattcggcagatttatgtcgccctatgtctaggggtgtaatcaactccgcttaattatgctagatctactcttagacagggacttttgctccctgaataagcacatcaatacttgaatcaatatcctagaatactAAAGCAAGaactaagaacacataattaagaacaaataaagtatttatcatataattcagaaaataataacaagatccatcttaggtttcatcccccttaggtatttaggggatttagttcatatgtgtaaaagaaaatatctcagaagaataatgataacaaaacataaagaaaacccaaaaacccctgaaggaaattgaagggagatcttcagacttgaaggagaatctggcttctgagatggatcaatcgactttcttccAGTAATTCATTGCCTCCTACTCCATGTGTCCCCCTTAATCCTCCtatagggtgtttatataggctttagaatgcctcaaaaccctcaaaagtgctCTTTTCCGAATAAAATTAGTCTtgagctcgacagggacacggccgtgtaccaCGCCAGTGTGCAAGTGCTTTAAACCGTGTTAGAGTTTGTTAAatagacacgaccatgtggtctacccgtgtgaggaagttcaggccgtgttgatttctcacgttgacccattttctccgtttttggcccgtttcttgctttttttactctcctatactCACTTAAGTAtaagacatgaaattaaaggattaggagcatcaaattccacaaatctaatgataattcatccggaaatatgctaagcatgggataaaaatatgtataaattgtgactTATCAAAAGTAAATTCAATTCTGCTTgaattttatcttttcttttctatttctacattccTCAATAGACTTAGGTTTAGGATCtgcattttctttttctatttaaaTGATAACATTATAAAACAAAATTGTTGTCGATAATTATATTTTTTCGGTTCCATCTTTTTACTGAAGTAACATCACTTATCGAGATCTCTTCGTTATCACCATTTTTAGATACTTGCTTCCACAATAtgaccattttaaatatttcCTCCTTTCCTTTTATGAGGAATTTTATCTTTGTAACTAATTAATCCTTCACGCTCCAGGCTTTgattactttcttttgcactaaCAACTTACCTTATTGGACATCAATTCGTATTGAAATATTTTCAGTTGGCATGTAAGATTTTGTAATTCTCAAGTTAACAAATAAATTTGACAGTTGATTCGCGATATTTTGTAAATGTATTATCCTTTGCAAATGTTTTGCAAAATAGAGGGTGGTTCTAATGACTGTGGGAACACGTGGAATCAAAACAACGATGGTCAACATAGGAGCTGATGCTGCTGCTACCATTTTTTCCTCAAAATTTAATTACTGCTATTTTTGAGATAGATAAGCACCCTCTTGAACGTTACAAATCCTATCATTTCCTTTACTACCTTCTTTCACAGTAGTATTCTTCCttgctttcctttttttttttttgaatacatTTTGGCTCACCGGGATTGTATCTTCTGCGACCGTAAACTCTCCGAATGTTAATACAACTCTTTCTTTTTGCTGATGGCAACATCACTTTTCAAATCAGCTCTTTGGGATTGTAAGGATCTTTGGCCTCCCTTTTCTCtgtattttttgtttttgtttttgttttttcttaaATCTTGTAAGAGTTAGACTCAGGTACACTCTGATGCAATTGTTTTAAATCACTACAAAGCCATGGCCACCATTCCCTTTCTATTTTTTTGGAATTTCTCCAAACCACAAAAGTAAGAAACTACAATGAAATAAGGTTAAGACTCAAGTACACTCCCCTTTCTCTATAAATCATTGGTGGTGAGTGAACGGAGAGCTATACTCCGGTACTATTTTCAGGCGAAAAAGGAAGTTAACCGCCAATGGCGACGAAGGTAGTAACTTGGgttaaaggaagaagaagaaagatggatgagAAGAAGAAACACAACAAAAAATTATGGGAGAagagtaaatttttttttcttaaatttgttTAGATTATGTAGGCCACGTGTTGCAATTTTATTTTGCCACCTGCCTTGTACTTAAAAGACGTTTGGCTCAGGTACTAAACTAGTGGACGAGAAAAAAAAATCGGTGCCAATCTAAGAAAAAGAATCATAAGTAGTAATCTAGGAGAAGTTGATAAGTTCAGCTAttaatcttaattttttttaattttttttgtcaaattacaaaaataaaaatggacTGAAAAAAGTTTAGGGACTAAGTTGATAAAAATTGTTAAGTTTAGGGATGTTTTATAAAAAACCCTGCCTGAAAACTGGTGGTGTTGGAAAATTCTTGTGGTGATGTTTCTTTCCAACCGTTTATCCATAAAAAAGTAACGAGAATATTGATGATGTGTTTCTAGGAAGCTCTCCAATCCGTAGGGCACTTAGCGGTAGATCGCAGAAAGAGGCTTTTCATTTTTCCGGTTAAATGCGACGGAAAGGGACAGAGCTAATGATGTAGTGGTCTTCCCGGAAGATGAGAATTATCAGTCTTTCACTTCATTATTGCTGCAGCGATTCCGCTAGCTATAAGGGTTTGGCAGTCATCCTCAACAAGTCGTCTTCTCCTTCTCCCCATAAGGTTTCTGTTTTGGACCAATTTTCTTCAGATTATTTGGAGCTTTGCCCTTCCATTTAGACTAGACTGTCTCTGACAATCTAGCTTTACCACTGATAGGGTAAGGGTCCTGAATCAGCTCCTCCAAGAATCACATCCAATGTCAAGCAGAACTTGCAGTTTTTGAAGTTGTGGAAGGTATGTAAGCATTAAGCTGCTATTTTATTGTAAACCCTTTATCTTAAATTCTTTAATTATATGAGAAAAATTCCTGTAGGAATTCCAAAAGTGTAAATCTAGTGCACCTAAGCCTGCAACTAGTTATAGGAGAAAGAAGGTGCAAAAGGAAGAGCTTCCTGAAGACATAGAGCTTTATCGTGATCCTACAACGACCCTTTATTAGTAAGCACTGTCTAAGTTTATTTCTTTGATCATTTGTTGAATCAATTCACTTTTCAGCTTCTTGGTGCTAAAAGTTTTTACAGTACCAACCAGGGTTTAGATGATGCTGTCCCTGTATTGCTCGTCGATGGTTACAATGTATGTGGCTATTGGATGAAGCTGAAGAAGCATTTTATGAAAGGGAGGCTTGACATTGCTCG
The Gossypium arboreum isolate Shixiya-1 chromosome 10, ASM2569848v2, whole genome shotgun sequence genome window above contains:
- the LOC108489249 gene encoding uncharacterized protein LOC108489249 isoform X2, which translates into the protein MRIISLSLHYCCSDSASYKGLAVILNKSSSPSPHKGKGPESAPPRITSNVKQNLQFLKLWKEFQKCKSSAPKPATSYRRKKVQKEELPEDIELYRDPTTTLYYTNQGLDDAVPVLLVDGYNVCGYWMKLKKHFMKGRLDIARQKLIDELITFSMLRGVKVVVVFDAMMSGLPTHKETFAGIDIVYSGESCADAWIEKEVVALREDGCPKVWVVTSDHCQQHAAHGAGAFIWSSKALVSEIKASQKEVERMLQEQR